The nucleotide window GAGCAATCTAGAACTGCACTGAGGAATCTGGAACCACATGGAAGAGTTAAGAACTGCCATTTCTAGAAACTATAGCAAAGTTCATAACTGGGAAAAATGCACTAAGAGTTCTAGAGTTAGAGCAGGAATCTAGAACCACACTGAGAATGATAATGTTCTACAGAACTTCAGGGATGTAACTTTGTAACAGATTTGTGAGACTGACAGATTTCGTCTAGGCTCAATTTGAGAGCCATTTCAGGCTTCTGAAGGCATTTTGAGGGTAATAGTATGTTGTCGAAagcatgtagtgtgtgtgtgagagagagtgtgtgtgtgtgtgtgtgtgtgtgtgtgtgtgtgtgtgtgtgtgtgtgtgtgtgtgtgtgagagtgtgcatgtgtgtgtgcatgtgtgtgtgtgtgtgtgtgtgtgtgtgtgagagagtgtgtgcatgtgtgtgtgtgtgtgtgtgtgtgtgcatgtgtgtgtgtgtgtgtgtgagagagagagtgcatgtgtgtgtgcatgtgtgtgtgtgtgtgtgtgtgagagagtgtgcatgtgtgtgtgtgtgtgtgtgtgtgtgtgtgtgtgagagagtgtgcatgtgtgtgtgcatgtgtgtgtgtgtgtgtgtgtgtgtgtgtgtgtgtgtgtgtgtgtgtgtgtgtgtgtgtgtgtgtgtgtatgtgtgtgtgtgtgagagagagagtgcatgtgtgtgtgtgtgtgtgtgtgtgtgtgtgtgtgtgagagtgtgtgtgtgtgtgtgtgtgtgtgtgtgtgtgtgtgtgagagagtgcatgtgtgtgtgtgtgtgtgtgtgtgtgtgtgtgtgtgtgtgtgtgtgtgtgtgtgtgtgtgtgtgagagagataagCAGGCCAGGCAAATAGAGCTTGAAATGTGTGGAACTGCAGTGTATATTTAGGTTCTGGCTGCACTCCTCCTGTCTGAGTTCTTCAAAACTAGGGCTCTCACATCCACTGCATTCCCAAACACTCACAgtttctctccttccttccttccttccttccttccttccttccttccttccttccttccttcctttcattcttccttcctttcattcttccttcctttcattctttcttctttccttgtATTAATTCTTCCATACTTCTTCTTTACTTCCTTTGatctttttctatatatttattctaaCCATCtgtttaattctattttatttcaatctttctctttctctttgattctgtgacacacaaacacacacacacaaacacacacacacacatacacacaccctgcTTGGAGGATATAAaacctttcttcctttctttcttatgTAAAGCAGTACTTCTGAAGCGCATTccacttctgtgtgtgtgtgtgtgtgtgtgtgtgtgtgtgtgtgatttgattCTCTGCTGAACCGTTTTGATCAATTATGCAACAGCTTCCCAAAGTCATAACACACATTCATAAAAGtgatgatcacacacacacacacacacacacacacacacacacacacacacacacacacacacacacacacaccttgatataaacagatataaatgGACGGATCGTATTGCAGTTGTGCTCAGACTGATATGATGTAacataatgaaaataattgattatttataGGAAAGCAGGAGGAAATGATTCCCGCAGTCACATGACCAACACTTACACAATAATTATAGATACACGCCGTGATCACGTGATTGATTTTGGAAGTATTGACACTCAGGTTCAGTTCCATTCCAACTTTTAAAGGCTCAATGGGGCGGAGCAatagttcaagttcaagtttatttctattgcgtttTCCACAATAcacatggtctcaaagcagcttcatgtGAAAGGTCATTGGTTAGGACTGATTTTTGAtaagaaggtcatgagtttaaatcctggcaccaccaagctgccactcctgggcccttgagcctAAAAGGTTTAGTTGCCTGGATAAAGGCATATGCTGtgaatgttttataaattaCTTGTATcatattttatgatttatgacTTAATTTCTTTTATCTCCCCCCACAGGGCTCCTGGATTGCCCACTCGTATTTCTGGGTCCAGACCAACCCCTCCACTGACACCCCAGGACTGATTCACTGCCACAACGGGGGGAGTCAGTAAAGGGGGGGGAAATTATATATCTTATACGCATCACAGACGGCTAAAAGATGAGTGTGAGCCGTATTAGCCGGTACAGTATCGTGTCTTCAGAGGAGGACGCTTTGCGCCTGACGACGATCCATGGCAGCGGCATTAACGGCTATGGAAATGGAAACGGCAAGGTGCACACACGCAGGAAATGCCGCAACCGCTTCGTCAAAAAGAACGGACAATGCAATGTGCAGTTCACCAACATGGAGCAGAAATCGCAGCGCTACCTGGCCGATATCTTCACCACCTGCGTCGACATCCGCTGGCGCTACATGCTGGTCATGTTCACGCTCGTGTTCGTGCTGTCGTGGCTTGGGTTTGGTTTGGCGTTCTGGGTGATCGCGCTGCTTCACGGTGACCTGGACAACCCGGCCGGAGATGACAGCTTCACACCGTGTGTCCTGCACGTGAATGGCTTCTTAGCAGCTTTTCTGTTTTCCATCGAGACTCAGACGACCATCGGATATGGTTTCCGTTGCGTGACAGAGGAGTGTCCGGTTGCCATCTTCCTTGTAGTCTTCCAGTCCATCGTGGGCAGCATTATCGAGTGCTTCATGATCGGTGCCATTATGGCGAAAATGGCACGACCCAAAAAGCGTACTCAAACTCTTCTGTTCTCTAAAAACGCTGTCATCTCTATGAGGGACGGGAAGCTGTGCCTCATGTGGCGTGTCGGAAACCTTCGTAAGAGTCACATCGTCGAGGCTCATGTCCGGGCGTTGCTAATCAAACCGCGCGTGACTACTGAGGGAGAGTACATCCCACTAGACCAGCTGGATATTAACGTGGGGTTCGATCAGGGGCTCGATAGGATCTTCTTGGTCTCGCCGATCACCATTTTGCACGAGATCGACGAGGAGAGTCCTCTTTTTGGGATCAGCAAGCGAGATCTGGAGACAGCGGACTTCGAGATTGTGGTGATCCTTGAGGGGATGGTGGAGGCTACAGCCATGACGGCGCAGGCTCGGAGCTCATACTTGGCAAGCGAGATCCTGTGGGGCCACCGCTTTGAGCCGGTGCTTTTTGAGGAGAAGAACGAATACAAGGTGGACTACTCGCACTTCCACAAGACCTACGAGGTTCCGTCTACGCCGCGATGCAGCGCGAAGGACATGCTGGAGA belongs to Silurus meridionalis isolate SWU-2019-XX chromosome 4, ASM1480568v1, whole genome shotgun sequence and includes:
- the kcnj12a gene encoding ATP-sensitive inward rectifier potassium channel 12 yields the protein MSVSRISRYSIVSSEEDALRLTTIHGSGINGYGNGNGKVHTRRKCRNRFVKKNGQCNVQFTNMEQKSQRYLADIFTTCVDIRWRYMLVMFTLVFVLSWLGFGLAFWVIALLHGDLDNPAGDDSFTPCVLHVNGFLAAFLFSIETQTTIGYGFRCVTEECPVAIFLVVFQSIVGSIIECFMIGAIMAKMARPKKRTQTLLFSKNAVISMRDGKLCLMWRVGNLRKSHIVEAHVRALLIKPRVTTEGEYIPLDQLDINVGFDQGLDRIFLVSPITILHEIDEESPLFGISKRDLETADFEIVVILEGMVEATAMTAQARSSYLASEILWGHRFEPVLFEEKNEYKVDYSHFHKTYEVPSTPRCSAKDMLESKCASAADNASTFCYENELALLNRDEEDEDECIPRERQDFEQMSRSLEQRSYRRESEI